The following are from one region of the Dreissena polymorpha isolate Duluth1 chromosome 2, UMN_Dpol_1.0, whole genome shotgun sequence genome:
- the LOC127868413 gene encoding synaptotagmin-15-like isoform X1: protein MIRTHRRKSSYEQIITNDMSQSITATNNVPDGVTTVKQIPFTVPPTSGGAFPTQRQAPHLEELNSVDHSLPIVRRGYGHETVGVEALGSIDPSLYMVTDDADDAYELPPDHLGRLWFAVEYERETEKLYVTLLKARNLPFKYGTTNGCDPFVRVYLMPDDRRFLQSKFKKKTCNPTFDESYVFQVSSRNFSDRILKFTVYDVDRQKKHLLIGHALYPLKDHQLENNERLVIWRDLDKEVVETTHGLRGEIKVSLCYNDRIERITVGVYEGRALANDTASHLDSYVKVQLMVQNKTVKTKKTEIVRKSSEPVFNESFTFKLPAASLDTANVTVTAMQHQTGYKDKVIGKVTIGSFMFCRGKELQQWNEMVGQQTTQVVHWQQLVD, encoded by the exons TGTGAAACAGATCCCGTTTACTGTTCCCCCGACCTCTGGAGGCGCCTTCCCGACACAGCGACAGGCCCCACACCTCGAGGAGTTAAACTCGGTCGACCACTCCCTGCCCATTGTGCGCCGAGGATATGGACACGAAACTGTCG GTGTTGAGGCGCTGGGCTCAATCGACCCGAGCCTCTACATGGTGACTGACGACGCCGACGACGCCTACGAGCTGCCGCCGGATCATCTGGGGCGGCTCTGGTTCGCCGTGGAGTACGAGCGCGAAACGGAAAAGCTGTACGTGACCCTGCTCAAGGCTCGCAACCTGCCCTTCAAGTATGGCACGACCAACGGATGCGACCCCTTTGTCAG GGTTTACTTGATGCCTGACGACCGGCGGTTCTTGCAGAGCAAGTTCAAAAAGAAAACATGTAACCCAACGTTTGATGAAAGCTACGTGTTCCAG GTGTCCAGTCGGAATTTCTCTGATCGGATCCTGAAGTTCACGGTATATGATGTGGACAGACAAAAGAAGCACCTGTTGATAGGGCATGCCCTCTATCCGCTCAAAGACCACCAACTGGAGAACAATGAGCGCCTCGTGATCTGGAGGGACCTCGATAAAGAAGTCGTCGAG ACGACGCACGGCCTTCGCGGTGAGATCAAGGTGTCCCTGTGTTACAATGACCGCATAGAGAGGATAACGGTCGGGGTATACGAGGGGAGGGCGCTCGCTAATGACACCGCCTCCCATCTAG ACTCCTACGTGAAAGTACAGCTGATGGTTCAAAACAAGACCGTCAAAACGAAAAAGACCGAGATAGTCCGCAAGAGCTCGGAGCCCGTCTTCAACGAGTCGTTTACGTTCAAGCTGCCGGCAGCGTCCCTCGACACCGCCAATGTCACCGTGACCGCAATGCAGCACCAGACCGGATATAAAG ACAAGGTAATAGGCAAGGTGACCATTGGTTCGTTCATGTTTTGCCGAGGGAAGGAGTTGCAGCAGTGGAACGAGATGGTCGGCCAGCAGACGACACAGGTCGTGCACTGGCAGCAGCTTGTCGACTGA
- the LOC127868413 gene encoding synaptotagmin-15-like isoform X2, whose amino-acid sequence MRAFVSAIVNEMIVSQGKSLVRVKQIPFTVPPTSGGAFPTQRQAPHLEELNSVDHSLPIVRRGYGHETVGVEALGSIDPSLYMVTDDADDAYELPPDHLGRLWFAVEYERETEKLYVTLLKARNLPFKYGTTNGCDPFVRVYLMPDDRRFLQSKFKKKTCNPTFDESYVFQVSSRNFSDRILKFTVYDVDRQKKHLLIGHALYPLKDHQLENNERLVIWRDLDKEVVETTHGLRGEIKVSLCYNDRIERITVGVYEGRALANDTASHLDSYVKVQLMVQNKTVKTKKTEIVRKSSEPVFNESFTFKLPAASLDTANVTVTAMQHQTGYKDKVIGKVTIGSFMFCRGKELQQWNEMVGQQTTQVVHWQQLVD is encoded by the exons TGTGAAACAGATCCCGTTTACTGTTCCCCCGACCTCTGGAGGCGCCTTCCCGACACAGCGACAGGCCCCACACCTCGAGGAGTTAAACTCGGTCGACCACTCCCTGCCCATTGTGCGCCGAGGATATGGACACGAAACTGTCG GTGTTGAGGCGCTGGGCTCAATCGACCCGAGCCTCTACATGGTGACTGACGACGCCGACGACGCCTACGAGCTGCCGCCGGATCATCTGGGGCGGCTCTGGTTCGCCGTGGAGTACGAGCGCGAAACGGAAAAGCTGTACGTGACCCTGCTCAAGGCTCGCAACCTGCCCTTCAAGTATGGCACGACCAACGGATGCGACCCCTTTGTCAG GGTTTACTTGATGCCTGACGACCGGCGGTTCTTGCAGAGCAAGTTCAAAAAGAAAACATGTAACCCAACGTTTGATGAAAGCTACGTGTTCCAG GTGTCCAGTCGGAATTTCTCTGATCGGATCCTGAAGTTCACGGTATATGATGTGGACAGACAAAAGAAGCACCTGTTGATAGGGCATGCCCTCTATCCGCTCAAAGACCACCAACTGGAGAACAATGAGCGCCTCGTGATCTGGAGGGACCTCGATAAAGAAGTCGTCGAG ACGACGCACGGCCTTCGCGGTGAGATCAAGGTGTCCCTGTGTTACAATGACCGCATAGAGAGGATAACGGTCGGGGTATACGAGGGGAGGGCGCTCGCTAATGACACCGCCTCCCATCTAG ACTCCTACGTGAAAGTACAGCTGATGGTTCAAAACAAGACCGTCAAAACGAAAAAGACCGAGATAGTCCGCAAGAGCTCGGAGCCCGTCTTCAACGAGTCGTTTACGTTCAAGCTGCCGGCAGCGTCCCTCGACACCGCCAATGTCACCGTGACCGCAATGCAGCACCAGACCGGATATAAAG ACAAGGTAATAGGCAAGGTGACCATTGGTTCGTTCATGTTTTGCCGAGGGAAGGAGTTGCAGCAGTGGAACGAGATGGTCGGCCAGCAGACGACACAGGTCGTGCACTGGCAGCAGCTTGTCGACTGA